Genomic window (Tardiphaga sp. vice304):
CGTTGCTCTCGTAGGATTTCACTTTCACTGGCTGCAGCGCGATCTCGCCATTGTCGTTGACGGTATAGAGCGAAGGATTGGCGCCCTGGCTGAACAGCGCCGACAGCGGCAGCCGCGCGACGCGTTCGGAGGTGACGTCCGACAGGGTCAGGGTTGCGGTCATGCCGAGCGACACCTTGTCGTCGGCATCGGGGAGCGAGAATTTGGCGAGATAGGTGCGGGTCGCCGGATCGGCATTCGGCGCGATTTCGCGCAGCTTCGCGGCATAGCGCCGGCCGGGCTCCGACCACAGCGACACGCTCGCGGTGCCATCCTTGGCACGGCCGACCAGCGTCTCCGGGATGGCCACCACGGCCTCCTTCTCGGCAAAGCGCGCGACGCGCACCGCGGTCTGGCCGGCGGCCACGACCTGGCCGGGGTCGATCAGAGTCGCGGTGACGACGCCGCGGGTGTCGGCCAGCAGCGTCGCATAAGATAGAGAGTTTTTGGTCAGATTGACCGAGCGCTCGGCGCGGTTGAGGCGGGCGCGGGCCTCGTCGGCGGAGGCCTTGGCCTGATCGAGCTGGGCCTGCGTCGACCAGCCCTTGGCGCGCAATTCATTGGCGCGGCCCTCGGCGGCGGCGGCCTGCGCCAGTACGCCGGTGGCGGCGGAAAGTTCGGCGACCGACTGCTCGGCCTGCAGCGACAGGTCGACCTCGTCGAGCGTGGCCAGCGGCTGGCCTATTTCGACGGTCTGGCCGACCTCGACCAGGCGTTTGGCGATCTTGCCGGGGACGCGGAAGCCGATGTCGGTCTCGACCCTGGGCTTGATGGTGCCGACAAAGCTGCGCGCCGGCTGCTCCGGCTGGAATTTGACGGTCGCGACCAGCACCGGCCGCGGCGGCTCGGCCTTGGCCTCTTCCTTCTTGCCGCAACCGGCCAGCGCCAGGGCGGGCAGCATCAAAGCTAGCACGAGTGGCTGGCGGAAATGGAGAATGGAGAGGCCGGACATCGCTGAGCTTCCTTCGGGTGGCGTCCCGCGGAAACTGGCCTGACCACTGACGAATGTCAATATTCGTCAGTGGTCAGAATTTGTTTAGATCGCGGGTTGTTTTCGCACTGCTGCGAACTCCGCCGAGGTGTCGTGCTTGCCGAACAATACCAAGGCACCGGCGATCAGCGGCATTACCGCCAGCACCAGCAGGCCGGTCGAGGTCGAGCCGGTCGCCTCCTTGATCCAGCCGATCAGATAGGGCCCGCCAAAGCCGGCAAGGTTGCCGATCGAGTTGATCATGGCGATGCCGCCGGCGGCGGCGGCCCCTGTCAGCCACGAGGTCGGCAGCGTCCAGAACAGCGCAAAGGTGCAGAACACGCCGATCGCGGCGACTGAGAGCGCGACCATCGTCCAGGTGGGGTCGGTCAGCAGGCCGGCCGTGCCCAGCGATACCGAGATCAGGATCATCGGCAGCCCGACGTGCCAGACGCGTTCGCGCGTCCTGTCGGAATGCCGCGCCCACAGGATCATCGCCACCGAGCCGAACGCATAGGGAATCGCGGTGACGAAGCCGGTCTGCACGTTGCTGAAGCCGAACGCCTTGACGATCTGCGGCAGCCAGAACTGCATGCCGTACAATGCCGCGACGAAGCAGAAATAGATCAGCGACAGCATCAGCACGCGGCCCGAGGCCATGGTCTGCCACAGCGTCAGCTGCCCGGCTTCCTTCTTGGCGGCGACTTCCGCGTCGATGCGCTGTTCCAGCCAGGCTTTCTGCTCGGCCGACAGCCAGGTCGCCTGCGACGGCCGGTCGGTGAGGTAAAACCAGCAGACGACGCCGAGCACCACCGAGGGAATGCCCTCGATGATGAACAGCCACTGCCAGCCTTTCAGGCCCATCATGCCGTCGAGCCCGAGCAGCATGCCGGAGACGGGCGCGCCGATCACGGTCGATACCGGCACGGCGATGGCGAAGGCGGCCAGGAAGCGTGCGCGGTATTCGGCCGGGTACCAGTAGGTCAGATAGAGAATGATGCCGGGGAAGAAACCGGCTTCGGCAATGCCGAGCAGGAAGCGCAGCGAGTAGAAGCTCCACGGCCCCGACACCACCGCCATCAGCGCCGAGATCAGCCCCCAGGTGACCATGATGCGCGCGATCCAGCGGCTGGCGCCGAATTTCTCGAGCGCGATATTGGAGGGAACCTCGAACAGGAAATAGCCGACGAAGAAGATGCCGGCCCCCCAGGCGAACACCGTCGGCGAAAAATTGAGTTCCGCATTCATCGTGAGCGCGGCGAAGCCGAGATTGACGCGGTCGAGATAGGCCAGGAAATAGGCCAGCACCAGGAACGGGATCAGCCGCCACGAGATCGCGCGGATGGTTGCGGTCTCGATGTCGGATTTGGCGCGCATCATTGCGTCAGCGCCGCTGGCGGTCTGGCTCATAGGGTCTCCCGGACGTCGTTCTTGGCGGCGGCAGATTGCCGCAGCGTTGCCCGGGGGGTCTATCGAAGTGGGAGGGGGGCGGCAACCGGGCCGACCACTTGTGGGGTGGGCAAAGCTGCATCGCGCAAAGCGCGGCACGGCGTGCCCACCATCGCACGCTCTGCAGTCGGTGGGCACGGCGCGAGAACGCCTTTGCCCACCCTACGGCGACACTAGCGCAGCACCTGGCTGAACAGCACCTGCTTGAAGCGGGTGAAGGGCGCGGGGCTGCGTTCCGCCTTGGCCAGCAGGCAGGCGCCCTGCAGCGACGAGACGATGAAGCCGGCCACCTCGTCAGTTGCAAAGTCTTCCGGCAATTCGCCGGCCTCGACGGCGGCGCGCAGACAGATCGCCAGATGACGCTGCAGCTCCGCAAAAATCTCGACCAGCCGCGCACGGATCGGCTCGCTATGGTCGGTGGCTTCCGCGGAGAAATTGCCGAACAGGCAGCCGTTGCGCATCTGGTTGGCGTCGAGCCGTGACTGGTTGGCGTCGAGGTAGTCGCTCAACCGCTGCAACGGTGACAGCTTTTCGTTGAGCAGCGTCGCCGCCATCAGCTCGCGGCCGGCGGCAACGTAGAGATCGAGGATCTCGAGGACGAACTCTTCCTTGCAGGCAAAGTGGTTGGTGAACGAGCCCTGCGGCACGCCCGCCGCGCTGACGATGTCGCGCACGCTGGCCCCGGCATAGCCGTGCGCATGCACGACCTCGAGGCCGGCGGCGAGCATACGTTCGCGATTCGAAAGCTTGGTCATGGGCTTAATATGGCGGCGCGGCGGTGCCGATCAAGAGCGCGCGCCTAGCCCGGCCCGTAGCGCCTCACCGCCTCGATGGTCAGGCCCTTGCCAACCGCGCCAAACGTGTCGCCTTCGATGGCGCGGGCATTCGGCACGGCGGAGGTGATCGCCTTGCGGACATGGGCGAGCTGCACCGAGCCGCCGGTGAGGAACACGGCGTCGATGTCATCAGCCTGCAGGCCGGCCTGCTCGAGGCAGATCCCGATCCGCGCGGTGATGCGATCGGCGAGCGAGGTGGTGTGACCGACCAGCTCTTTCCGCGCGACGCCGGCCTTGAGCCCCGGCTCGATCCAGTCCAGCGCGATGCTCGAATTCGGCGCCGAGGACAATGCGATCTTGGCGTCCTCGATCTCCATCGCCAGCGTGTGGCCGCGCTGCTCGTCGAGCACGCGGACCAGGCGATCGAGCAATTCCGGCTGCTTGGCCTCGTAACGGACCTGGCGGACCTCGTTCATCACCTTGGATTCGTACATCCGGTTGATGTTCGACCAGGTCGCGAGATCGTGGAAATAGCCCGAGGGCACGTCGAGCCCGGCGCGCTTCATCGCCGTGCGGTAGCCGAGCAACGGCATGATGACGCCGAGGCTGAGCTGGCGGTCGAAATCGGTGCCGCCGATCCGCACGCCGTCATTGGCGAGAATGTCGGCCTGGCGCTCGGCCTTGAGATGCCGCTCCGGCGAGAGCCGCACGATGGAGAAGTCCGAGGTGCCGCCGCCGATGTCGGCGATCAGCGCGATCTGTTCGGAATGCAGCGTGCGCTCGTAATCGAGTGCCGCGGCGATCGGCTCGAACTGGAAGGTCACTTGCTCGAAGCCGACCTCGGTGGCGATGTCGCGCAGGGTCGCCTCCGCCTTGCGGTCGTTGGCTTCGTTGTTGTCGACGAAATGCACCGGGCGGCCATGCACCACGTTGCGCAACGGTTTTCCGGTCGCCGTCTCGGCGCGCCGTTTCACGGCGGTGAGATACCACGCAATGATATCGCGAAACGAGATGCGCTCGCGGCCGGTCCGGGTGGTCTCGTCGATCAGCGACGTACCCAGCACCGATTTTAGGCTGCGCATCAGCCGGCCGGACGTGCCTTCGACATAGGCTTCGATCGCCCTGCGGCCGATCAGGGTGGCGCCGTCGGCCTCGAAGAAGATCGCCGAGGGAATTGTCGTGTGGCCGGCCTCCAGCTCCGCCAGGACCGGGACATCGCCCTTCAGGGTGCCGAGCGTCGTGTTCGACGTTCCAAAATCTAGACCGCAAGTAGACATCATCGCTCCCGGAAGGAACGTCCGTCTACACAGATCGACGCCGCCGATCTAGCTTTATCTTTTTGCACTGCACGCAAGCGCAGATTTGGCGGGAAAAGCCGCAATTTACGGGATAAAACAAGGCCATCCACAGAACATTGAATGGCTCCCCATCGGGGTTGATGAATCGCCCGGCATGGGTTCATAAGCGTCTCCCGACGGCGGGGAAGTGACCCGCCGCGATGTTGCGAAGGAACTGCGCGTTGGCAAATATTATTCGACAGATTGCGGAAGAACTGGGCGTCCGCGAGCAGCAGGTGTCGGCGACCGTCGAACTGCTCGACGGTGGCGCCACGGTGCCGTTCGTCGCCCGCTACCGCAAGGAAGTCACCGGCGAGCTCGACGACACGCAATTGCGCAACCTGGAAGAGCGCCTGAACTATCTGCGCGAACTGGAAGCCCGCCGCCTCGTGATCCTGGATTCGGTGAAGGAACAGGGCAAGCTCGACGACAAGGTACTGGCCGCGATCATGGCCGCCGACAGCAAGGGCCGCCTCGAAGACATCTATCTGCCGTTCAAGCCGAAGCGCCGCACCAAATCGGAAATCGCCAAGGAAGCCGGCCTCGAGCCTTTGTCGGAATTGCTGCTGACCGAGCCGCAGAACGATCCGAAGCAGGTCGCCGAGGCTTTCGTCGATGCCGACAAGGCCGTCGCCGACGTCGTCGCGGCATTGGACGGCGCGCGCGCCATTCTGGTCGAGCGTTTTGCCGAAGATGCCGACCTGATCGGCGCGCTGCGCGAGCAGATGTGGTCGAACGGGCTGATGGCCTCGAAGGTCCGCGAAGGCAAGAAGGCCGAAGGCGAGAAGTTCAAGGACTACTTCGAATTCAGCGAACCGCTCAACAAATTGCCGTCGCATCGCATTCTGGCGATGTTCCGCGGCGAGAAGGAAGAGATCCTCGATCTGCAGATGCAGCCCGACCGCCCGCCGGCGGAGCCCTCCACCGCCGTGGTCGTGTCGTCCTACGAGATGAAGATCATGCAGCGCTTCGGCATCAGCGATCAGAAGCGGCCGGGCGACAAATGGCTGGTCGAGACGGTGCGCTGGGCGTGGCGTACCAAGATCCAGGTACATCTCAACATCGATCTGCGGATGCGGCTTTGGACCGCCGCGGAGACCGAAGCGGTGCGCGTGTTCGCCTCCAATTTGCGCGACCTGCTGCTGGCGGCGCCTGCCGGCGCCAAGGTGACGATGGGCCTCGATCCCGGCTTCCGTTCGGGCGTGAAAGTCGCGGTCATCGACGCCACCGGCAAAGTTGTCGACACGCTCGCGGTCTATCCGCACGAGCCGCAGCGGCAATGGGATGCGTCACTCGCGACGCTCGGCAAGCTCGCCGTCAAGCACAAGGTCGAGCTGATCGCGATCGGCAACGGCACCGCGTCGCGCGAGACCGACAAGCTGGCGATGGAGCTGGTGAAGTTGCTGCCGGATCTGAAGATGTCGAAGATCGTGGTGTCGGAAGCCGGCGCGTCGGTCTATTCGGCCTCGGCCTTTGCTTCGGAAGAATTGCCGGGACTCGACGTCACGCTGCGCGGCGCGGTGTCGATCGCCCGCCGCCTGCAGGATCCGCTGGCGGAACTGGTGAAGATCGATCCGAAGGCGATCGGGGTTGGCCAGTACCAGCACGATCTCGGCGAGAGCAAGCTTGCGAAATCGCTCGATGCCGTCGTCGAAGACTGCGTGAACGCCGTCGGCGTCGATGCCAATACGGCCTCCGCGCCGCTACTCGCGCGCGTCTCCGGCATCGGCTCGGGGCTGGCGCAGAGCATCGTGCAGCACCGCGACGCCAACGGCCCGTTCAAGTCACGCAAGGCGCTGAAGGAAGTTCCGCGACTGGGTCCCAAGGCGTTCGAGCAATGCGCGGGCTTCCTGCGCATCAGCGACGGCGAGGATCCGCTGGATAGGTCCGGCGTGCATCCGGAAGCCTATCCGATCGTGCGCAAAATTCTCGCGGCGACCAAAAGCGACATCAAGGCGCTGATCGGCAATGCCGAGATCCTGCGCACCGTGCAGCCGAAGGCCTATGTCGATGACACCTTCGGCTTGCCGACGGTGACTGACATTCTGCGCGAGCTGGAAAAACCCGGCCGCGATCCGCGTCCGGCGTTCAAGGCCGCGGTGTTCATGGAGGGCGTCGAGAAGCTCAGCGATCTCAAGCCCGGCATGATCCTCGAGGGTACCGTGACCAACGTCGCGGCGTTCGGCGCCTTCGTCGACATCGGCGTGCATCAGGACGGCCTGATCCACATCTCGGCGATGTCGAAGACCTTCATCAAGGACCCGCGCGAGGTCGTGAAATCCGGCGACATCGTCAAGGTGAAAGTTCTGGAAGTCGAAGTGCAGCGCAAGCGCATCGCGCTGAGCCTGCGCATGGACGACGCGGTGGGCCCCAAGGCCGATCGCCCGCAGGCCGACCGCGGCCCGCGCGTCAACGAGCGGCAGTCTATGACATCGTCGGCGCCGAAGAAGCAGGGTGAGCCGGCGGTCGGCGGCGCGTTTGCCGAAGCCTTGCGACGCGCGGCAGAAAAGGGTGCCAGCAAGGGCAAGTAACAAAAGCCTTTCCGCATGTCGTCCCCGCTTTCGCGGGGACGACATGGCGTGTTTGGTTACTGCTTCACGTTCTTCAGCAACAACTTGTTCGCCGCAATTTCCTTGGCGACCAGGTCGTCGAGCTCGGCAGGCGTCATCGGCATCGGGCCGACGCCGAGCTTCTTCAGGCTGGCCTGCATGTCGGGCTGCGCCAGTACTTTGACGCCGGCGGCATGCCATTTCTCGATGATGTCGCGCGGCGTCTTCGACGGCACGAACATCGCGAACCAGATCGAGCTGTCGCCGCCGGGCACGCCGGCCTCGGCCGGGGTCGGCACGTCCGGCAGATCCGGCGAGCGGGTCGCCGAGGACACCACGAGCGCGCGGACCTGGCCATCGCGGATCAGCGGCAGCGCGGTGGACAGCGGGCAGAAGTAGAAATCGATCCGGCCGCCGAGAATGTCGGCGATCACGTCGGGGCCGCCACGATACGGAATGTGGGTTGCCTCGAAGCCGCCGGCGATGCGGAACTTCTCCGCGCTGATATGCACGTTGCTGCCGATGCCGACCGATCCGAAATTGATCTGCGCGCCCTTGGCGCGGGCATCGGCCAGGAAATCCTGAACCGTCTTCCACGACCGCGACGTCGGCACGATCATCACATTGGCGCTGGAGCCGATCATCAACACGCCGGACAGGTCCCGGCTGGTGTCATAGGGCAGGTTCGGGAAGATCGCCGGCGTAATGGTGATTGCCGAGGAATGCGCCAGGATCGAATAGCCATCGGGGTCAGCCTTGGCGACGGCGCCGGTGCCGATCGAGCCGCCGCCGCCGACGCGGTTTTCCACCACGATCGACTGGCCGAGTTCGACGCCGAGCCGCTCGAATACGATGCGCGGCACCACGTCCGTGGCACTTCCGGCGCCGAACGGGATGGTGGCCCGGATCATTTTGGAGGGATAGGTATCCGCCTGCACCGCCAACGGCGCCAGCAGGAGGGCGGCCGCACAGGACCACCGAACAAACTTCTTCATCACGCGCTCCGGTTGCGCCGTTCCAGGGGAACGGCGTGGCCCGATAATGGGCCGACGCGCGAAAGGAAAGCAAGAAATGGACCGGGATAGATTGTCATTCCGGGACGCGAGCAGCGAAAGCTGCGAGCGAACCCGGAATCTGGAAATCGGGCTGAACATTCCGAGGTTCCGGGTTCTCTCGCGCTCACGCGCTCGAGCCCCGGAACGACAAGGTGAGCTACTTCCCCTCGCCCTTCAGCAACAGCTTGTTCGCCGCAATTTCCTTCACCAGCAGGGCATCGAGCTCCGCCGGCTGCATTGGCATCGGCTCCACGCCGAGCTTCTTCAGGCTGGCCTGCATCTCCGCGGTGTTCAGGACTTTCGTGCCGCTGGCGTAGAGCTTCCCGATGATCTCCGCCGGCGTCTTTGCGGGCACGAACACGCCGAACCAGATCGAACTGTCGGCATCCGTGAGACCCGCCTCGATCGGGGTCGGCACCTCCGGCAGGTCGCGCAGCCGCGTCGGCGTCGAGACGACGAGGGCGCGCACCTGCCCCTCGCGGATCAGCGGCAGCGCCGTCGCCAGCGGGCAGAAGTAGAAGTCGATGCGGCCGCCGATGATGTCGGTGATGACCTCCGAGCCGCCGCGATAGGGAATATGCGAGGCGTGGAAGCCGGCAGCGGCGCGGAATTTTTCCGAGGTGATGTGCACCGCGCTGCCGACGCCGACCGAGCCGAAATCGATCACCGTGCCTTTGGTGCGTGCGGCGGCGAGGAAGTCCTGCACGGTCTTCCACGGCCGCTCGTTCGCCACGATCATCACATTGGCGCTGTAGCCGATCATCAGCACGGAGGCGAGATCGCGGCTGGTGTCATAGGCCAGATTGGGAAAGATCGCCGGCGCGATAGAGATCGCATTGGTCTGCGACAGCAGCGTGTAGCCATCGGGCTCGCTCTTGGCGACCGCCCCGGTGCCGATGGAGCCGCCGGCGCCGACGCGGTTTTCGATGATGATCGGCTGGCCCAGTTCGGCGCTCAGCCGCTCGAAGAACAGCCGCGGCACGACGTCCCCGGC
Coding sequences:
- a CDS encoding MFS transporter, with translation MSQTASGADAMMRAKSDIETATIRAISWRLIPFLVLAYFLAYLDRVNLGFAALTMNAELNFSPTVFAWGAGIFFVGYFLFEVPSNIALEKFGASRWIARIMVTWGLISALMAVVSGPWSFYSLRFLLGIAEAGFFPGIILYLTYWYPAEYRARFLAAFAIAVPVSTVIGAPVSGMLLGLDGMMGLKGWQWLFIIEGIPSVVLGVVCWFYLTDRPSQATWLSAEQKAWLEQRIDAEVAAKKEAGQLTLWQTMASGRVLMLSLIYFCFVAALYGMQFWLPQIVKAFGFSNVQTGFVTAIPYAFGSVAMILWARHSDRTRERVWHVGLPMILISVSLGTAGLLTDPTWTMVALSVAAIGVFCTFALFWTLPTSWLTGAAAAGGIAMINSIGNLAGFGGPYLIGWIKEATGSTSTGLLVLAVMPLIAGALVLFGKHDTSAEFAAVRKQPAI
- a CDS encoding tripartite tricarboxylate transporter substrate binding protein yields the protein MRNLLQWSCLAAILLAPLAAHADTWPSKPIKAVNPFGAGSAGDVVPRLFFERLSAELGQPIIIENRVGAGGSIGTGAVAKSEPDGYTLLSQTNAISIAPAIFPNLAYDTSRDLASVLMIGYSANVMIVANERPWKTVQDFLAAARTKGTVIDFGSVGVGSAVHITSEKFRAAAGFHASHIPYRGGSEVITDIIGGRIDFYFCPLATALPLIREGQVRALVVSTPTRLRDLPEVPTPIEAGLTDADSSIWFGVFVPAKTPAEIIGKLYASGTKVLNTAEMQASLKKLGVEPMPMQPAELDALLVKEIAANKLLLKGEGK
- a CDS encoding efflux RND transporter periplasmic adaptor subunit, with translation MSGLSILHFRQPLVLALMLPALALAGCGKKEEAKAEPPRPVLVATVKFQPEQPARSFVGTIKPRVETDIGFRVPGKIAKRLVEVGQTVEIGQPLATLDEVDLSLQAEQSVAELSAATGVLAQAAAAEGRANELRAKGWSTQAQLDQAKASADEARARLNRAERSVNLTKNSLSYATLLADTRGVVTATLIDPGQVVAAGQTAVRVARFAEKEAVVAIPETLVGRAKDGTASVSLWSEPGRRYAAKLREIAPNADPATRTYLAKFSLPDADDKVSLGMTATLTLSDVTSERVARLPLSALFSQGANPSLYTVNDNGEIALQPVKVKSYESNDVIITGGVEDGARVVTLGVQKLDPSQKVRIVSALTF
- a CDS encoding TetR/AcrR family transcriptional regulator, which encodes MTKLSNRERMLAAGLEVVHAHGYAGASVRDIVSAAGVPQGSFTNHFACKEEFVLEILDLYVAAGRELMAATLLNEKLSPLQRLSDYLDANQSRLDANQMRNGCLFGNFSAEATDHSEPIRARLVEIFAELQRHLAICLRAAVEAGELPEDFATDEVAGFIVSSLQGACLLAKAERSPAPFTRFKQVLFSQVLR
- a CDS encoding Hsp70 family protein, coding for MSTCGLDFGTSNTTLGTLKGDVPVLAELEAGHTTIPSAIFFEADGATLIGRRAIEAYVEGTSGRLMRSLKSVLGTSLIDETTRTGRERISFRDIIAWYLTAVKRRAETATGKPLRNVVHGRPVHFVDNNEANDRKAEATLRDIATEVGFEQVTFQFEPIAAALDYERTLHSEQIALIADIGGGTSDFSIVRLSPERHLKAERQADILANDGVRIGGTDFDRQLSLGVIMPLLGYRTAMKRAGLDVPSGYFHDLATWSNINRMYESKVMNEVRQVRYEAKQPELLDRLVRVLDEQRGHTLAMEIEDAKIALSSAPNSSIALDWIEPGLKAGVARKELVGHTTSLADRITARIGICLEQAGLQADDIDAVFLTGGSVQLAHVRKAITSAVPNARAIEGDTFGAVGKGLTIEAVRRYGPG
- a CDS encoding tripartite tricarboxylate transporter substrate-binding protein, which encodes MKKFVRWSCAAALLLAPLAVQADTYPSKMIRATIPFGAGSATDVVPRIVFERLGVELGQSIVVENRVGGGGSIGTGAVAKADPDGYSILAHSSAITITPAIFPNLPYDTSRDLSGVLMIGSSANVMIVPTSRSWKTVQDFLADARAKGAQINFGSVGIGSNVHISAEKFRIAGGFEATHIPYRGGPDVIADILGGRIDFYFCPLSTALPLIRDGQVRALVVSSATRSPDLPDVPTPAEAGVPGGDSSIWFAMFVPSKTPRDIIEKWHAAGVKVLAQPDMQASLKKLGVGPMPMTPAELDDLVAKEIAANKLLLKNVKQ
- a CDS encoding Tex family protein; the encoded protein is MANIIRQIAEELGVREQQVSATVELLDGGATVPFVARYRKEVTGELDDTQLRNLEERLNYLRELEARRLVILDSVKEQGKLDDKVLAAIMAADSKGRLEDIYLPFKPKRRTKSEIAKEAGLEPLSELLLTEPQNDPKQVAEAFVDADKAVADVVAALDGARAILVERFAEDADLIGALREQMWSNGLMASKVREGKKAEGEKFKDYFEFSEPLNKLPSHRILAMFRGEKEEILDLQMQPDRPPAEPSTAVVVSSYEMKIMQRFGISDQKRPGDKWLVETVRWAWRTKIQVHLNIDLRMRLWTAAETEAVRVFASNLRDLLLAAPAGAKVTMGLDPGFRSGVKVAVIDATGKVVDTLAVYPHEPQRQWDASLATLGKLAVKHKVELIAIGNGTASRETDKLAMELVKLLPDLKMSKIVVSEAGASVYSASAFASEELPGLDVTLRGAVSIARRLQDPLAELVKIDPKAIGVGQYQHDLGESKLAKSLDAVVEDCVNAVGVDANTASAPLLARVSGIGSGLAQSIVQHRDANGPFKSRKALKEVPRLGPKAFEQCAGFLRISDGEDPLDRSGVHPEAYPIVRKILAATKSDIKALIGNAEILRTVQPKAYVDDTFGLPTVTDILRELEKPGRDPRPAFKAAVFMEGVEKLSDLKPGMILEGTVTNVAAFGAFVDIGVHQDGLIHISAMSKTFIKDPREVVKSGDIVKVKVLEVEVQRKRIALSLRMDDAVGPKADRPQADRGPRVNERQSMTSSAPKKQGEPAVGGAFAEALRRAAEKGASKGK